In the genome of Entelurus aequoreus isolate RoL-2023_Sb linkage group LG15, RoL_Eaeq_v1.1, whole genome shotgun sequence, one region contains:
- the LOC133630248 gene encoding class I histocompatibility antigen, F10 alpha chain-like: MDLFLFFLLVVQMHSVTPVIHTLQYFTTASSQVPNFPEYVEVGYVDGVEISYYDNNIRKAESKQDWMNKITAEDPKYWQIETEINVGNEFRDKHNLEVRKKRFNQTGGVHIVQWMSGCEWNDETDEVTGWDQQGYDGEDYISLDMKTWTWTAAKPQAFPTKLKLDQDIFLLDYKKYYFTERCPSYLKKYVNNGKKVLMRTELPEVFLLQKTPSSPVTCMATGFYPDFADLFWRKDGEQMLEDVEHGELLPNHDGTFQMSVELKVEVTAEVEGKYECVFQLSGVKEDLVTKLERRSILSNASHEGEKDTFSWRCFPSQVHLSPLLIHVTMTTLDVCMQSSHEGFLFMLCHSTCAFLLSTDNLSVALAATAAVVAVAAVLAAIIMVMVRRHRNRQGEGHQCPPSSSSSSSSRSRP, from the exons ATGGACTTGTTTTTATTCTTTCTTCTGGTCGTGCAAATGCACAGCGTGACGCCTG TGATTCACACGCTGCAGTATTTCACCACTGCATCCTCTCAAGTTCCAAACTTCCCAGAGTATGTGGAGGTTGGTTATGTTGATGGAGTTGAGATTAGTTACTATGACAACAACATCAGGAAAGCAGAATCCAAACAGGACTGGATGAACAAAATCACAGCAGAGGATCCAAAATACTGGCAGATAGAAACAGAGATCAATGTTGGTAATGAGTTTAGGGACAAACACAACCTTGAAGTTCGTAAGAAGCGTTTCAACCAAACTGGAG GTGTTCACATTGTCCAGTGGATGTCAGGATGTGAATGGAATGATGAGACTGATGAGGTTACAGGTTGGGATCAGCAAGGTTATGATGGAGAAGATTACATATCGTTGGACATGAAGACATGGACATGGACTGCAGCAAAACCACAAGCTTTCCCCACCAAACTCAAGTTGGACCAGGACATATTTCTACTAGACTACAAAAAGTATTATTTCACTGAGCGTTGTCCTTCTTACTTGAAGAAGTATGTGAACAATGGGAAGAAGGTCCTAATGAGAACAG agcTTCCAGAGGTGTTCCTCCTCCAGAAGACGCCATCCTCTCCAGTCACCTGCATGGCGACAGGTTTCTACCCCGACTTTGCCGACCTGTTTTGGAGGAAAGACGGCGAGCAGATGTTGGAGGACGTGGAGCACGGAGAGCTGCTCCCCAACCACGACGGAACCTTCCAGATGTCGGTGGAGCTGAAAGTGGAGGTGACGGCCGAGGTGGAGGGCAAGTACGAATGTGTGTTCCAGCTGTCTGGCGTCAAGGAGGACCTGGTCACCAAGCTGGAGAGAAGAAGCATCCTGAGCAACGCAAGCCATGAAggtgagaaagacacatttaGTTGGAGATGTTTCCCATCACAAGTCCACCTGTCACCATTATTGATCCATGTCACCATGACAACGCTTGACGTCTGCATGCAAAGTAGTCATGAAGGTTTCCTCTTCATGCTTTGTCACTCCACTTGTGCTTTTTTGCTCTCCACAGACAACTTGAGCGTCGCCCTCGCTGCCACGGCGGCGGTCGTCGCTGTGGCGGCCGTCCTGGCGGCCATCATCATGGTCATGGTCAGGCGTCACAGAAACAGACAAGGTGAGGGACACCAATGTCctccgtcttcttcttcttcttcttcttctcggtcCAGGCCGTGA